The Candidatus Omnitrophota bacterium genome includes a window with the following:
- a CDS encoding TrkA family potassium uptake protein, whose translation MRQIAIIGLGSFGNALAKALASSGVEVIAIDRDKDRIEELKEYVTVAVACDATDEKTLKNIGLGDVDLAVVAIGEDVEACLLTSILLKKLGVPSIFSRAVTPTQKEILKAIGVTRIIEIENEMGKEIANAIIAPRILKRVSLGENHSMAEIKVPTQFVGKRISELNLRQKNRINIVAIKRNIPDIDKATGSKTTKEEIDTVPDPETYFDENDIIIVAGTDKDIKNI comes from the coding sequence ATGAGACAGATAGCGATTATAGGGTTGGGAAGTTTCGGGAACGCTCTCGCCAAGGCGCTGGCGTCAAGCGGCGTTGAGGTCATAGCCATTGACCGCGACAAAGACCGCATAGAAGAGCTGAAAGAATATGTCACTGTCGCCGTTGCCTGTGACGCCACCGATGAAAAAACGCTGAAAAACATAGGGCTTGGCGACGTCGATCTGGCCGTGGTGGCCATCGGCGAGGATGTTGAAGCGTGTCTTCTGACCTCCATACTGCTCAAGAAACTCGGTGTTCCCTCAATTTTCAGCAGGGCTGTCACGCCGACACAGAAAGAAATACTGAAAGCCATAGGCGTTACCCGGATTATTGAAATTGAAAATGAAATGGGGAAAGAAATCGCAAACGCCATTATCGCCCCCCGCATCCTCAAAAGGGTGTCGCTGGGTGAAAATCATTCCATGGCCGAGATAAAAGTTCCTACGCAATTTGTGGGAAAAAGGATTTCGGAACTTAATCTGCGGCAGAAAAACAGAATAAACATAGTCGCCATAAAAAGAAACATACCTGATATTGACAAAGCGACCGGCAGCAAAACAACAAAGGAAGAAATAGACACCGTGCCCGATCCCGAAACTTATTTTGACGAGAATGACATAATTATCGTCGCCGGAACAGACAAAGATATCAAAAACATCTAA